In the Flavobacterium acetivorans genome, one interval contains:
- the atpG gene encoding ATP synthase F1 subunit gamma — protein sequence MANLKEIRNRITSVSSTMQITSAMKMVSAAKLKKAQDAITAMRPYAEKLTELLQNLSATLDGDIGGEFTTQREVKKVLVVAITSNRGLCGAFNTNIIKEAKNRSAFYAGKQVDIFAIGKKGNDVLSKTNTVVDNQSAVYDNLTFDNVAAIAETLTQKFVSGEYDKIELIYNQFKNAATQIVQTEQFLPLAPLKTDLNLSASDYIFEPSKEEIVLTLIPKSLKTQLYKGIRDSFASEHGARMTAMHKATDNATELRNQLKLTYNKARQAAITNEILEIVGGAEALKG from the coding sequence ATGGCAAATTTAAAGGAAATCCGTAATAGAATTACTTCCGTTTCATCAACGATGCAAATTACATCTGCGATGAAAATGGTTTCTGCAGCTAAGCTTAAGAAAGCTCAAGATGCAATTACAGCCATGCGCCCTTATGCCGAAAAATTAACGGAATTATTACAAAATCTTTCCGCTACACTAGACGGTGATATTGGTGGAGAATTTACCACTCAACGTGAGGTAAAAAAAGTATTGGTTGTTGCTATCACTTCTAACAGAGGTTTGTGTGGTGCTTTTAACACTAATATAATTAAGGAAGCTAAAAATCGCTCTGCATTTTATGCTGGGAAACAAGTTGATATTTTTGCCATTGGTAAAAAAGGAAACGATGTTTTGAGCAAGACAAATACAGTTGTTGACAATCAAAGTGCTGTTTATGACAATTTGACTTTTGATAATGTGGCTGCTATTGCAGAAACATTAACTCAAAAATTTGTTTCGGGTGAATATGATAAAATAGAATTGATTTACAATCAGTTTAAAAATGCTGCTACTCAAATTGTTCAAACAGAGCAGTTTTTACCATTAGCACCCTTAAAAACGGACTTAAATCTTTCAGCGAGCGATTATATTTTTGAACCTTCAAAAGAAGAAATTGTATTGACTTTGATTCCAAAATCATTGAAAACACAATTGTATAAAGGGATCAGAGATTCATTTGCTTCAGAACATGGTGCTCGTATGACTGCTATGCATAAAGCAACTGATAATGCAACTGAATTGAGAAATCAATTGAAATTAACTTACAACAAAGCCCGTCAGGCTGCTATTACTAATGAAATCTTGGAGATTGTTGGTGGAGCAGAAGCGTTGAAAGGATAA
- the atpA gene encoding F0F1 ATP synthase subunit alpha: protein MAEIKPAEISAILRKQVEGFESGATLEEVGTVLQVGDGIARIYGLSNVQYGELVEFDNGLEAIVLNLEEDNVGVVLLGPSTGIKEGSTAKRTQRIASLKVGEQMVGRVVNTLGFPIDGKGPIGGDLYEMPLERKAPGVIFRQPVTEPLQTGVKAVDAMIPVGRGQRELVIGDRQTGKSTVCIDTILNQKEFYDAGKPVFCIYVAIGQKASTVAGIAKMLEEKGAMAYTVIVAANASDPAPMQVYAPFAGAAIGEYFRDSGRPALIVYDDLSKQAVAYREVSLLLRRPPGREAYPGDVFYLHSRLLERACKVIADDGIAKNMNDLPDSIKGIVKGGGSLTALPIIETQAGDVSAYIPTNVISITDGQIFLDGDLFNSGVRPAINVGISVSRVGGNAQIKSMKKVSGTLKLDQAQFRELEAFAKFGSDLDAVTLNVIEKGKRNVEILKQGLNDPYTVEDQVAIIYAGSKNLLKNVPVEKVKEFEKEFLEFMNNKHRATLDALKAGKLTDEITDVIQSVAKEVSAKYN from the coding sequence ATGGCGGAAATCAAACCTGCTGAAATTTCAGCAATATTAAGAAAGCAAGTAGAAGGTTTCGAATCTGGCGCTACGCTAGAAGAAGTAGGAACAGTACTTCAAGTTGGAGATGGTATTGCTCGTATTTACGGGCTTTCAAATGTTCAATATGGTGAGTTAGTAGAATTTGACAATGGTCTTGAGGCTATTGTATTGAATCTTGAAGAGGACAATGTTGGGGTGGTACTTTTAGGACCATCAACAGGAATCAAAGAAGGTTCTACTGCAAAAAGAACACAACGTATCGCTTCTCTTAAAGTAGGTGAGCAAATGGTAGGACGTGTAGTAAACACTCTTGGTTTTCCAATTGATGGAAAAGGACCAATTGGTGGAGACTTATACGAAATGCCATTAGAAAGAAAAGCTCCTGGAGTTATCTTCCGTCAGCCGGTAACTGAACCATTACAAACAGGTGTAAAAGCAGTAGATGCTATGATCCCGGTTGGTCGTGGACAACGTGAATTGGTTATTGGTGACCGTCAAACAGGTAAATCAACTGTTTGTATTGATACCATCTTAAATCAAAAAGAATTTTACGATGCAGGAAAACCTGTGTTCTGTATATATGTTGCTATCGGGCAAAAAGCTTCGACAGTAGCAGGAATTGCTAAAATGTTAGAAGAAAAAGGTGCAATGGCTTACACAGTTATCGTTGCTGCTAATGCTTCTGATCCAGCTCCAATGCAAGTTTATGCTCCTTTCGCAGGTGCTGCAATTGGAGAATATTTTAGAGATTCAGGTCGTCCGGCTTTAATTGTTTATGATGATTTATCTAAACAAGCTGTTGCTTACCGTGAGGTTTCTCTTTTATTAAGAAGACCACCGGGACGTGAGGCATATCCTGGAGACGTTTTTTACCTACACTCTCGTTTATTAGAGCGTGCTTGTAAAGTAATTGCTGATGACGGAATTGCTAAAAACATGAATGATTTACCAGATTCTATCAAAGGAATCGTTAAAGGTGGTGGTTCATTGACAGCTTTACCAATTATCGAAACTCAGGCTGGTGACGTTTCTGCATATATCCCAACAAACGTAATTTCGATTACTGATGGTCAAATTTTCCTTGATGGAGATTTGTTTAACTCAGGAGTTCGTCCGGCAATTAACGTAGGTATCTCAGTATCTCGTGTTGGAGGTAATGCTCAAATTAAATCAATGAAAAAAGTATCAGGTACTTTAAAATTAGACCAGGCTCAATTCCGTGAATTGGAAGCCTTTGCTAAATTTGGTTCTGATCTTGATGCTGTTACATTGAACGTAATTGAAAAAGGGAAAAGAAACGTTGAAATCTTGAAACAAGGTTTGAATGATCCTTATACGGTTGAAGACCAAGTAGCAATTATCTACGCTGGTTCTAAAAACTTATTGAAAAATGTTCCTGTTGAAAAAGTGAAAGAATTTGAGAAAGAATTCTTAGAATTCATGAACAACAAGCACAGAGCTACACTTGATGCTTTGAAAGCAGGGAAGTTAACAGACGAAATTACGGATGTAATTCAATCTGTAGCAAAAGAAGTTTCAGCAAAATATAACTAA
- the atpH gene encoding ATP synthase F1 subunit delta, translating to MSGTRAAIRYAKAFLDLAISAGNEQEVYKDMALISSTINGNEELNNFIQNPTISVSVKESALTEVFASTTGVTKSLFRLLFENKRFEILGDVVSQYILLSDENNGYQVVKVTTATPMDSVLEAKVSEKIKEFSNKKITIVNTIDPSIIGGFILRIGDKEYNASVANRLQVLKRELSN from the coding sequence ATGTCAGGAACTAGAGCAGCAATTCGTTATGCAAAAGCATTCTTAGACTTAGCTATTTCTGCAGGAAATGAGCAAGAAGTTTATAAAGACATGGCTTTAATTTCTTCAACAATCAATGGAAATGAGGAATTGAATAATTTTATTCAAAATCCTACCATTTCGGTTAGTGTTAAGGAAAGTGCTTTGACAGAAGTTTTTGCGAGTACAACAGGAGTGACTAAAAGTCTTTTCCGTTTATTATTCGAAAACAAAAGATTTGAAATTTTAGGAGATGTTGTTTCTCAATACATTCTTTTATCAGATGAAAACAATGGATATCAAGTAGTAAAAGTAACTACAGCAACTCCAATGGATTCCGTTTTAGAAGCAAAAGTTTCTGAAAAAATCAAAGAATTTTCAAATAAAAAAATTACAATAGTAAATACGATAGATCCATCTATTATTGGAGGATTTATTTTAAGAATTGGTGATAAGGAGTACAATGCTTCTGTTGCTAATAGATTACAAGTATTAAAAAGAGAATTAAGTAACTAG
- a CDS encoding F0F1 ATP synthase subunit B, producing MNLTAPESLIFWTSIIFFVFFLLLRKFAWKPILGAVKGREESINNALASAEAARLEMQNLTADNERILQEARIERDALLKEARDMRDKMIADSKKEAQVQGERLIAQAKAAIEAEKNAAMAELKTQVSTLSLNIAEKLLKDELSNKEAQTKLVEKMLGDVKLN from the coding sequence ATGAATCTTACAGCACCGGAGAGTTTAATTTTTTGGACATCGATCATTTTCTTTGTTTTCTTTCTTCTTTTAAGAAAATTTGCCTGGAAACCAATTTTGGGAGCGGTAAAAGGTCGTGAAGAATCTATTAATAATGCTTTAGCATCTGCTGAGGCTGCTCGTTTAGAAATGCAGAATTTAACTGCTGACAATGAGCGCATCTTACAAGAAGCAAGAATAGAACGTGATGCTTTGTTAAAAGAAGCTCGTGATATGAGAGACAAAATGATTGCTGATTCTAAAAAAGAAGCGCAAGTTCAAGGAGAGCGATTGATAGCACAAGCCAAAGCGGCTATTGAAGCGGAGAAAAATGCGGCTATGGCTGAATTGAAAACTCAGGTTTCTACTTTGTCACTTAATATTGCAGAGAAATTATTGAAAGACGAATTATCTAATAAAGAAGCTCAAACTAAATTAGTTGAGAAAATGTTAGGTGACGTAAAATTAAACTAA
- the atpE gene encoding ATP synthase F0 subunit C — protein MVLAGIGAGLAVIGAGLGIGKIGGSAMDAIARQPEAAGKIQTAMIIAAALIEGVALFAVVVALIAK, from the coding sequence ATGGTATTAGCTGGAATCGGAGCTGGATTAGCTGTAATCGGAGCAGGTCTTGGAATTGGAAAAATTGGTGGATCTGCAATGGATGCAATTGCTCGTCAGCCAGAAGCTGCTGGAAAAATCCAAACTGCTATGATTATTGCTGCTGCACTTATTGAAGGTGTTGCACTTTTCGCAGTTGTTGTTGCTTTAATTGCAAAGTAA
- the atpB gene encoding F0F1 ATP synthase subunit A, protein MVFSNKPVQFLLVALVASIPYFGFANPGVDSIPVVNEAVAEHGVQVAHEEKEFNATELINSHIGDSHEFHIADIGGHPISFYLPVILWTNNGLEIFSAEQFHHDNSGEHVVSVNGQRLVRYNEIIFYADKFESLTEEQRKNGAFEFDARPLDFSITKNVFSMMMSAIVLFLLFFAVARSYGKNQLAPKGIAGFLEPLVVFVRDEIAIPNIGTKKYAKYMPYLLTIFFFIWINNLIGLIPFFPFSSNLTGNIYFTFVLALITFLVTSFSGNKDYWKHILTPPVPKALYPIMIPVEIIGMLTKPFALMIRLFANITAGHIIILSLFSLIFIFETVWVSPISGAFVLFMSVLEMLVAALQAYVFTLLSALFIGQAVAEHDHH, encoded by the coding sequence ATGGTATTTTCAAATAAACCTGTTCAGTTCTTATTAGTTGCTTTAGTAGCCAGTATTCCTTACTTTGGATTTGCAAATCCTGGGGTTGATAGTATTCCAGTTGTTAATGAAGCTGTTGCGGAGCATGGCGTTCAAGTAGCGCACGAAGAAAAAGAATTTAATGCGACTGAATTGATTAATTCCCATATTGGGGATTCTCATGAGTTTCATATCGCTGACATTGGCGGACACCCAATTTCTTTTTATTTGCCTGTAATTTTATGGACAAATAATGGTTTGGAAATTTTCTCTGCAGAGCAATTTCACCATGATAATTCAGGAGAACATGTGGTTTCTGTAAACGGACAACGTTTAGTTCGTTACAATGAAATTATTTTTTACGCTGATAAATTTGAAAGTTTAACAGAAGAGCAAAGAAAAAACGGAGCATTTGAATTTGATGCCAGACCTTTGGATTTTTCCATCACAAAGAATGTTTTCTCTATGATGATGTCGGCAATCGTTTTGTTCTTGTTGTTTTTTGCTGTAGCCCGTTCTTATGGAAAAAATCAATTAGCGCCAAAAGGAATCGCAGGTTTCTTAGAGCCATTGGTGGTATTTGTTAGAGATGAAATTGCAATTCCAAATATTGGTACAAAAAAGTACGCTAAATACATGCCGTATCTTTTGACTATCTTTTTCTTTATTTGGATTAACAACCTTATTGGTTTGATTCCGTTTTTCCCATTCAGTTCAAACTTAACCGGAAATATTTACTTTACTTTTGTATTGGCTTTGATCACTTTCCTTGTAACTTCTTTCAGTGGAAACAAAGATTACTGGAAGCATATTTTGACTCCGCCGGTACCAAAAGCATTATACCCAATTATGATTCCTGTTGAAATCATTGGGATGTTGACAAAACCTTTTGCATTGATGATTCGTTTATTTGCTAACATCACTGCAGGACATATTATTATCTTAAGTTTGTTTTCGTTAATCTTCATTTTTGAAACGGTATGGGTTTCTCCTATCTCAGGAGCCTTCGTTTTATTCATGAGTGTATTAGAAATGTTAGTGGCAGCTTTACAAGCATACGTGTTTACACTGTTGTCAGCATTATTTATTGGTCAGGCTGTAGCAGAGCATGATCATCATTAA
- a CDS encoding AtpZ/AtpI family protein — MDKKPSKNQTSKWLAMMNIPFQMGVIIFCFTYLGIWLDEKYTGTAIFTIILSLVSVLIALYNVIRQVKNLNKED, encoded by the coding sequence ATGGACAAGAAACCAAGCAAAAATCAAACTAGTAAATGGTTAGCGATGATGAATATTCCTTTTCAAATGGGAGTAATCATTTTTTGCTTTACTTATTTAGGGATTTGGCTTGACGAGAAATATACCGGCACGGCTATTTTTACTATAATATTATCACTGGTATCTGTTCTTATAGCATTATACAATGTTATTAGGCAGGTTAAAAATTTAAACAAAGAAGACTAA
- a CDS encoding bactofilin family protein — MFDKKAKPYTDLLGKTNRIVEGTIIKGDIISQADFRLDGELTGNFKSTGKLVIGPAGSVTGDIVCNNADIEGKFNGTIQVTEILNVKATASIHGEVSVGKLSVEPGADFSASCTMSTDTKKQSLPDGQETKQKSN, encoded by the coding sequence ATGTTTGATAAAAAAGCGAAGCCCTACACCGATCTTTTAGGGAAAACCAATAGAATTGTAGAAGGAACGATTATAAAAGGAGATATTATTTCTCAGGCTGATTTTAGGCTTGACGGAGAATTGACGGGAAATTTCAAATCTACCGGCAAACTGGTTATTGGTCCTGCCGGAAGTGTTACCGGAGACATCGTTTGCAATAATGCGGATATTGAAGGTAAATTTAATGGAACTATTCAAGTTACCGAAATTCTAAACGTAAAAGCCACCGCTAGTATTCATGGAGAAGTTAGCGTAGGGAAATTATCAGTAGAACCCGGTGCTGATTTTAGTGCCTCATGTACCATGAGTACTGATACAAAAAAACAATCACTTCCTGATGGACAAGAAACCAAGCAAAAATCAAACTAG
- a CDS encoding tetratricopeptide repeat protein, producing MKTKLFKYSIPLGSLFFLVACSTKNNTFLSRNSHALSTEYNILYNGQIGLDKGIEGIKSNNKDDFWKRLPIERMQLIDNVTAEEKAKNADFELAETKATKAIQKHSMNIDGWERNSQIDESYLLLGKSRYYDQRFIPALDAFNYILYKYPNSSKIYEAKIWREKTNMRMGNDALVVNNITRLLKDKKLKKQIYADANALLAEAFLNLEEKDSAVAKLKIAKDFTKRNNEKARYRFILGQLYEELGKKDSAIYSYESVIKMNRKSERKYVIQSHARKAQLFDYQKGDTTAFLKTYKKLIANRENRPFLDVLFYQMGVFYDKNDKQKQALDFYNASLKKTTTDQYLMASNYRNIGNMHFKNAEYPMAAKYYDSTLVKLDLKTREFIRIQKIRKDLDEVILYEALASRNDSIINVVSLSEADRVSYFEKAIDQLKKDDEAKRIVEKKLKEKQQNIERNTKTGMADQAVAVQNSGKPSNKPSILPPTMASAGPALSTFYFYNPTTLSFGKIEFKKIWGNRILGGNWRRSSSKTNLVATDTINANKITPEDTLTEEVIAQEYTTDFYLKQLPVSQTAIDSIGKERNTAYYQLGVIYKEKFKEYELAANKLEQLLKNNPEEKLILPAMYNLYKTYQITDSAKAQEIKNRIIAQFPESRYAQIITNSNLDASALNDSPENVYDKTYKLFEEEQFTTVLEKSDALISQFSGDEIVSKFELLKANTIGKLRGLAAYKNALQFVADNYPNSDEGKKAQEIVNNQIPSLERLDFSTTDTHNWKILYAVAKGDNKSRKEIEEKIDKYNVGEKFQKLTYSYDVYTDNEFFVTINGIRSEAHARNLSLTLKENKDFRIDKPAIVLTNENYKVIQIKKNLNAYLAPKN from the coding sequence TTGAAAACCAAGCTTTTTAAATATTCAATTCCATTGGGATCTTTGTTTTTTTTGGTAGCCTGTTCTACTAAAAACAATACTTTTTTGTCTAGAAATTCCCATGCTTTAAGTACGGAGTATAATATTTTATACAATGGACAAATAGGATTAGACAAAGGGATTGAAGGAATAAAGTCAAATAATAAGGACGATTTTTGGAAGCGCTTGCCAATTGAGCGCATGCAACTCATCGATAATGTAACGGCCGAGGAAAAAGCTAAAAATGCCGATTTTGAATTGGCCGAAACCAAAGCTACCAAAGCCATTCAGAAACATTCGATGAATATTGACGGCTGGGAAAGAAATTCCCAGATCGATGAATCTTACCTACTTTTGGGCAAATCCCGTTATTACGATCAAAGGTTCATTCCCGCCTTAGACGCCTTCAACTACATTTTATACAAATATCCCAATAGCAGTAAGATTTACGAAGCTAAAATTTGGCGGGAAAAAACGAACATGCGCATGGGAAATGACGCATTGGTGGTCAATAACATCACGCGTCTTTTGAAAGATAAAAAACTCAAAAAACAAATTTATGCTGATGCTAATGCACTTTTGGCGGAGGCCTTTTTAAATTTGGAAGAAAAAGATAGTGCCGTAGCCAAATTAAAAATAGCCAAAGATTTCACCAAGCGTAACAACGAAAAAGCGCGGTATAGATTCATATTAGGGCAATTATATGAGGAGCTGGGCAAGAAAGACAGCGCAATTTATAGCTATGAATCGGTGATAAAGATGAACAGAAAATCCGAAAGGAAGTATGTCATCCAATCTCATGCCCGAAAAGCGCAATTGTTTGACTATCAAAAAGGAGACACAACCGCTTTCTTAAAAACCTATAAAAAGCTGATTGCCAACAGAGAAAACCGACCTTTTCTGGACGTGTTATTCTATCAAATGGGCGTTTTTTACGATAAAAATGACAAGCAAAAACAAGCTTTGGATTTTTATAATGCCTCATTAAAAAAAACGACTACAGATCAATATTTAATGGCATCCAATTATAGAAACATTGGAAACATGCATTTTAAAAATGCCGAGTATCCAATGGCGGCAAAGTACTATGACAGTACTTTGGTAAAACTTGACCTTAAAACCAGAGAATTTATCCGCATTCAAAAAATCAGAAAAGATCTCGACGAAGTGATTTTATATGAAGCTTTAGCATCAAGAAATGACAGTATTATCAATGTAGTTTCCTTGTCAGAAGCAGATCGGGTTTCCTATTTTGAGAAAGCGATCGATCAATTGAAAAAGGACGATGAAGCCAAAAGAATTGTGGAGAAAAAATTGAAAGAGAAACAGCAAAATATTGAGAGAAATACCAAAACAGGAATGGCTGATCAGGCTGTTGCTGTGCAAAATTCAGGAAAACCCTCTAATAAACCTTCCATTTTACCCCCTACAATGGCTTCTGCTGGTCCAGCGCTAAGCACTTTTTATTTTTATAACCCTACAACGCTTTCTTTTGGGAAAATAGAATTTAAAAAAATTTGGGGAAACAGAATATTAGGCGGCAATTGGAGACGATCTAGCAGTAAAACGAATTTGGTTGCCACGGATACCATAAATGCCAATAAGATTACCCCGGAAGATACATTGACCGAAGAAGTTATAGCGCAAGAATACACCACTGATTTTTATTTGAAACAACTTCCAGTTTCGCAAACAGCAATCGATAGCATTGGCAAAGAACGCAATACGGCCTATTACCAACTGGGTGTTATTTATAAAGAGAAATTCAAGGAATATGAGTTGGCTGCCAATAAATTAGAACAGTTATTGAAGAATAATCCCGAAGAAAAATTGATTCTTCCGGCGATGTACAATTTGTATAAAACCTATCAAATTACCGATAGTGCCAAAGCACAAGAGATAAAAAACCGCATTATCGCTCAATTTCCGGAATCTCGTTATGCACAAATTATCACTAATTCAAACCTCGATGCATCCGCGCTGAACGATTCTCCTGAAAATGTATACGACAAAACGTATAAACTATTTGAAGAGGAACAATTTACGACTGTTTTAGAAAAATCGGATGCCTTGATTAGCCAGTTTTCCGGTGACGAAATTGTTTCTAAATTTGAACTTTTAAAGGCAAATACTATCGGAAAACTAAGAGGATTAGCAGCTTATAAAAACGCCTTACAATTCGTGGCCGATAATTATCCAAATAGCGATGAGGGTAAAAAAGCACAGGAAATAGTAAACAATCAAATTCCGTCCTTAGAGCGTTTGGATTTTAGCACTACTGATACACATAATTGGAAAATTCTTTATGCTGTTGCGAAAGGCGATAATAAAAGTCGAAAAGAAATTGAAGAAAAAATCGATAAATATAATGTTGGAGAAAAATTTCAAAAACTAACTTATTCTTATGATGTTTATACTGATAATGAGTTTTTTGTGACCATTAACGGAATTCGATCAGAAGCACATGCAAGAAACCTAAGTTTGACTTTGAAAGAGAATAAAGATTTTAGAATAGACAAACCAGCGATTGTACTTACCAACGAAAATTACAAAGTAATTCAAATCAAGAAGAATCTGAATGCTTATTTAGCCCCAAAAAATTAA
- a CDS encoding ABC transporter ATP-binding protein → MIQVNNLSKTYNGTTVLKIDNLEIKKGESFGLVGNNGAGKTTFFSLLLDLIHPSTGNIVNNNVQVNTSENWKPFTASFLDESFLIGYLTPEEYFYFIGDLRGQNKADVDALLATHEEFFNGEILNNKKYLRDLSKGNQKKVGIIATLIGNPEVIILDEPFANLDPTTQFRLKKIIKDLADNPDVTVLVSSHDLMHTVEVSDRIVALNKGEIVKDIQTSQETLQELELFFAV, encoded by the coding sequence ATGATACAAGTAAACAATCTTTCAAAAACATATAACGGAACAACCGTACTTAAAATAGATAATTTAGAAATAAAAAAAGGCGAAAGCTTTGGTTTAGTGGGGAATAACGGAGCCGGGAAAACTACTTTTTTCAGTCTTTTATTGGATTTAATCCATCCTTCAACAGGGAATATTGTAAACAACAACGTTCAGGTAAATACCAGCGAAAACTGGAAACCATTCACCGCTTCTTTCCTGGACGAAAGCTTCTTGATAGGATACCTTACTCCCGAAGAATATTTTTATTTCATAGGCGATTTGCGCGGGCAAAACAAAGCCGATGTCGACGCTTTATTGGCAACTCATGAAGAATTTTTCAACGGAGAAATTTTGAACAACAAGAAATATTTGCGCGATTTGTCCAAAGGAAATCAGAAAAAAGTAGGTATTATCGCTACTTTAATCGGGAATCCGGAAGTGATTATTCTGGACGAGCCTTTTGCTAATTTAGATCCAACCACACAATTTCGATTGAAAAAAATCATCAAGGATTTAGCCGATAATCCAGATGTGACGGTATTAGTTTCCAGCCATGATTTAATGCACACGGTAGAGGTGAGCGACAGAATCGTAGCTTTGAATAAGGGAGAAATCGTAAAAGATATTCAAACATCTCAAGAAACTTTGCAGGAATTAGAACTATTTTTTGCGGTTTAA
- a CDS encoding DUF5687 family protein: MIQKFLYLEWKAFFRSASFATNLALKILMGFFAIYFILIFLALGIGVFYILKKSNLDPIVTVNKFIIYYIIVDLIIRLLLQKIPVMNIRPLLILPIKKSTIIHFSLGKTALSFFNLVHGFFLIPFSVVLIIEGYDVLSVLLWFTAIFSLMYINNFINILLSNKDNLFAIFLAMAAILGGFQYYELFNITDYTAPFFDAIFNTYWAFAIPVLALIALYYVTFQYFKNNLYLDAGLSNKHDIAKTEDLTWLNQFGTIGTFLKNDIKLIKRNKRSKTTVGLSIMFLFYGFLFFTNGIEAYNNPVMHIFAGIFVSGGFLITFGQFVPSWDSAYYQLMMTQNIPYKGYLSSKWWLMVIATVVTTTIASFYLYFGWQVYLTIVVGAIYNIGVNSHLVLLGGAYTKTPIDLSSGKGAFGDKKAFNVKTMLISLPQLGLPVLLYWAGSSLANANVGLALVAGVGVIGFAFKDKAFSLIEKIYKSEKYATIAAYKQKS, translated from the coding sequence ATGATTCAAAAATTCCTTTATCTCGAATGGAAAGCATTTTTTCGATCGGCTTCCTTCGCTACTAATCTGGCTTTAAAAATCCTGATGGGTTTTTTCGCTATTTATTTTATTTTAATCTTTTTAGCATTAGGAATCGGTGTTTTTTATATTTTAAAAAAATCCAACCTCGATCCTATTGTTACCGTAAATAAGTTCATTATTTACTATATAATCGTTGATTTAATCATTCGATTGCTTTTGCAAAAAATCCCAGTGATGAACATTCGTCCGCTCTTGATTTTACCCATAAAAAAATCCACCATTATCCATTTTTCCTTAGGGAAAACGGCCTTGTCGTTCTTCAATTTGGTTCATGGCTTTTTCCTGATTCCATTCAGTGTCGTTTTAATAATAGAAGGCTATGATGTGCTGTCAGTACTGCTATGGTTTACGGCAATTTTCTCATTGATGTACATCAATAATTTTATAAATATCCTGTTGAGTAATAAGGATAATTTGTTCGCAATTTTCTTAGCAATGGCAGCTATTTTGGGAGGATTTCAATATTACGAATTATTCAATATCACCGATTATACGGCACCTTTTTTTGACGCTATTTTCAATACCTATTGGGCTTTTGCAATTCCGGTATTGGCTTTGATCGCTTTGTATTATGTCACTTTCCAATATTTTAAAAATAACTTATACCTTGATGCAGGATTGTCTAACAAGCATGATATTGCTAAAACAGAGGATTTGACTTGGTTGAATCAATTTGGAACCATTGGGACCTTCTTGAAAAATGACATTAAACTGATTAAAAGAAACAAACGTTCTAAAACTACGGTAGGTTTGAGTATCATGTTTCTTTTTTATGGTTTTCTATTTTTTACCAACGGAATTGAAGCTTACAACAACCCTGTGATGCACATTTTTGCCGGAATTTTTGTTTCGGGCGGATTTCTGATCACTTTTGGACAATTTGTACCCAGCTGGGACAGTGCTTATTATCAGTTAATGATGACACAAAATATTCCTTATAAAGGGTATTTGAGTTCTAAATGGTGGCTGATGGTAATTGCAACAGTAGTGACTACGACCATTGCTTCTTTCTATCTGTATTTTGGTTGGCAGGTGTATCTTACCATTGTGGTTGGAGCGATTTATAATATTGGTGTCAATTCTCATCTGGTTTTACTAGGAGGTGCTTATACCAAAACGCCAATCGATTTGAGCTCGGGCAAAGGGGCCTTTGGCGACAAGAAGGCATTCAATGTAAAAACCATGTTGATTTCATTACCACAATTAGGCTTGCCGGTTTTATTGTACTGGGCAGGTTCTAGCTTGGCCAATGCCAATGTGGGATTAGCCTTAGTGGCTGGAGTAGGAGTCATTGGATTTGCTTTTAAAGACAAGGCTTTTTCTTTGATTGAAAAAATCTATAAATCAGAGAAATATGCAACCATTGCCGCTTACAAACAAAAGAGTTAA
- a CDS encoding PadR family transcriptional regulator translates to MKNSQLYKGSLNTIIMKLLEENGKMYGYEITQKVKAITQGELNITEGALYPALHKLEAEGLLDVEIEKVDNRMRKYYKLTEKGTTETVNRLSELEDFIRNMQSLVNPKPNLEF, encoded by the coding sequence ATGAAAAATTCACAATTGTACAAAGGAAGTTTGAATACGATCATCATGAAGTTGCTGGAGGAAAATGGCAAGATGTACGGCTATGAAATTACCCAAAAAGTAAAAGCAATAACTCAAGGCGAACTCAATATTACCGAAGGCGCTTTGTATCCCGCTTTGCACAAGCTTGAAGCGGAAGGCTTGTTGGATGTAGAAATTGAAAAAGTGGATAACAGAATGCGTAAATATTACAAATTGACTGAAAAAGGAACTACCGAAACGGTAAATCGTCTCTCTGAACTCGAGGATTTTATCCGAAATATGCAGAGTTTAGTGAACCCTAAACCGAATTTAGAATTTTAA